A single genomic interval of Apis cerana isolate GH-2021 linkage group LG2, AcerK_1.0, whole genome shotgun sequence harbors:
- the LOC107996741 gene encoding SAGA-associated factor 29-like, whose translation MPFTADAAASQIQERLKNLYHLVHEIETQRVRSEHNLNNIIKTYEKVTPEDKVSPYYQQKLKNLYNAAIGDSQQEEEILRKALGKINEIRAIRNERRIQARNAGNKETIRRGALMKMLLSTAQTLPLYVGKTPGAKPPPLCGAIPAEPTYIAKMGDMVAALVKGSEEEENWILAEVVQFNPTTNKYEVDDIDEEQKDRHTLSRRRVVPLPLMRANPETDPHALFPKGSIVMALYPQTTCFYKAVVNQLPTTATEEYEVLFEDATYADGYSPPLNVAQRYVISIKESKKNKSQC comes from the coding sequence atgccGTTCACAGCGGACGCTGCAGCCAGCCAGATACAGGAACGATTGAAGAACTTATACCACCTGGTACACGAAATCGAAACGCAACGGGTTCGTTCGGAGCACAACCTGAACAACATTATAAAGACTTACGAGAAGGTGACTCCGGAAGACAAAGTGTCTCCCTATTACCagcaaaaattgaagaatctcTACAACGCGGCGATAGGTGATTCCCAACAGGAGGAAGAAATATTGCGTAAAGCTTTAGGAAAAATCAACGAAATTCGAGCAATTAGGAACGAGCGGCGAATACAGGCACGGAATGCGGGGAACAAAGAAACCATTCGCCGAGGTGCGTTAATGAAGATGTTGCTGAGCACCGCGCAGACGCTCCCTCTGTACGTGGGCAAAACACCAGGGGCGAAACCACCCCCTCTTTGCGGAGCGATCCCGGCGGAGCCTACGTATATCGCGAAAATGGGAGACATGGTCGCAGCCCTGGTCAAAGGTtcggaggaagaggaaaactGGATCTTGGCAGAAGTGGTGCAGTTCAATCCAACGACGAACAAATACGAAGTGGACGACATCGACGAGGAACAAAAGGACAGGCACACGTTGTCGAGACGAAGAGTGGTGCCTCTTCCATTGATGAGGGCTAATCCGGAAACGGATCCTCACGCTCTCTTCCCCAAAGGGTCTATCGTGATGGCGTTGTATCCTCAAACGACCTGCTTCTACAAAGCGGTGGTGAACCAGCTACCTACCACGGCCACCGAGGAATACGAAGTCTTGTTCGAGGACGCGACATACGCGGACGGATACTCCCCACCTTTGAATGTCGCGCAACGTTACGTAATTTCTATCAAGGAGAGCAAGAAGAACAAAAGCCAATGTTAA